Proteins encoded in a region of the Gemmatimonadales bacterium genome:
- a CDS encoding selenium-binding protein SBP56-related protein, which translates to MPRLRPDPTFYASPSLAGEAPPEQLAYVALLATRDGQRDALGVVDTNPESPAFGRLVGQTDFPQGGNELHHFGWNACSSHLCPYAPNAHVERRYLVVPGTHSSRIHILDTKPDPRQPSLVKVIEGKEVMAKTGYAAPHTVHCGPDGIYLNALGAPTGDGPGGIFTLDHETFDVKGRWEHDRGSQYLAYDFFWHLGQDTMITSEWGTPNMVKDGVNPELLLAGKYGHKLHVWDLRRRTHVEELDLGAEHQMALELRPAHNPSRAHGFVGVVISLEDLSSSVFLWYLDRSARKGKGEWRTQKVITIPAVPADEADLPPLLKGFKAVPPLVTDINLSVDDRTLYVSCFGTGELRQYDVTDPFNPVFTGSVTLGGIVARKAHPKRPDQPLNGGPQMVEVSRDGRRVYLTNSLYTPWDAQFYPDGVRGWIAKLDAAPGGGLTADPRFLVELEDGLRPHQVRLEGGDASSDSFCYA; encoded by the coding sequence ATGCCGCGCCTCCGCCCCGACCCGACCTTCTACGCATCCCCGAGCCTCGCTGGCGAGGCCCCGCCCGAGCAGCTCGCGTACGTGGCCCTCCTCGCCACCCGCGATGGCCAGCGCGACGCGCTTGGCGTGGTGGACACCAACCCCGAGAGCCCGGCCTTCGGCCGGCTCGTCGGCCAGACCGACTTTCCGCAGGGTGGCAACGAGCTCCACCACTTCGGCTGGAATGCCTGCAGCTCGCACCTCTGCCCCTACGCCCCGAACGCGCACGTCGAGCGCCGCTACCTGGTGGTCCCCGGGACTCACAGCTCTCGGATCCACATCCTCGACACCAAACCCGACCCGCGTCAGCCGAGCCTGGTCAAGGTGATCGAGGGCAAGGAGGTGATGGCAAAGACCGGCTACGCCGCTCCGCACACCGTCCACTGCGGCCCCGACGGGATCTACCTGAATGCCCTCGGCGCCCCGACCGGCGACGGGCCCGGCGGCATCTTTACTCTGGATCACGAGACCTTCGACGTGAAGGGGCGTTGGGAGCACGACCGTGGGTCCCAGTATCTGGCCTACGATTTCTTCTGGCATCTGGGCCAGGACACGATGATCACGAGCGAGTGGGGCACGCCGAACATGGTGAAGGACGGCGTGAACCCCGAGCTGCTGCTGGCCGGCAAATACGGGCACAAGCTCCATGTCTGGGACCTGCGCCGGCGCACCCACGTCGAGGAGCTCGACCTCGGCGCCGAGCACCAGATGGCGCTCGAGCTCCGGCCGGCCCACAACCCGAGCCGGGCCCACGGCTTCGTGGGCGTGGTGATTTCGCTGGAGGATCTGTCGAGCTCGGTTTTCCTGTGGTACCTCGACCGGAGCGCACGGAAGGGGAAGGGTGAGTGGCGGACCCAGAAGGTGATCACGATCCCCGCCGTACCCGCCGACGAGGCCGACCTGCCGCCGCTGCTCAAAGGCTTCAAGGCGGTGCCGCCGCTGGTGACGGACATCAACCTCTCGGTCGACGACCGGACCCTGTACGTCTCGTGCTTCGGGACGGGCGAGCTCCGGCAGTACGACGTGACCGATCCGTTCAACCCGGTCTTCACCGGCAGCGTGACGCTCGGCGGCATCGTGGCGCGGAAGGCGCACCCGAAGCGGCCCGATCAGCCGCTCAACGGCGGGCCGCAGATGGTCGAGGTGAGCCGCGACGGCCGGCGGGTGTACCTCACCAACTCGCTCTACACGCCCTGGGACGCACAGTTCTACCCCGACGGCGTGCGCGGCTGGATAGCGAAGCTGGACGCGGCGCCGGGTGGCGGCCTCACCGCCGACCCGCGCTTCCTGGTGGAGCTCGAGGACGGCCTCCGTCCGCACCAGGTGCGGCTCGAGGGCGGCGATGCCTCCTCCGACTCCTTCTGCTACGCTTGA
- a CDS encoding serine/threonine-protein kinase, giving the protein MAPSPTDRDRRVDAVFDALLDVPPDEQMAFAERAAGEDPEVHAEVLRLLHAHRREGFLESPLPIAGALLDAVAPERVGPWRIVRLLGRGGMGAVYLGERADGLFEQRAAIKLIQRGAPGMLRRFLDERRMLARLEHPGIARLLEGGVTPDGMPYFAMELVEGIPLTRYCDEHSLSVARRLDLVAQVCDAVSYAHQHLIIHRDLKPSNILVTADGAPKLLDFGIAKLLSPGTGAERTDTQLPAMTPEFAAPEQVRGEAVSTATDVYAFGVLLYYLVADRYPYDVRGKTFAELTRTICEEEPPKPSARAPEGRTRELRGDLDLIVLTALRKDPARRYQTPAELAADLRRYRQGRPIRARADSAGYRLAKFAGRNRGALIAAAAIPVLLAGGLARELRLRHRAELEAQKAKEVGDWVVSVFDVADPMRTVRRDSGEITARALLDQGRQRVDSSLAGQPEIQAELRGVFGRAYTSLGLYQQAIALIEQSLEQHMALYGPHSLKVADDRERLGEALMQLDRYDQAEPYLRAALEERRSQLGERSDATAEALDLLATSYQRRSRYADAEPLFREALAIRRGLFGDTALVVAASLNDLGVLLFLKSAYADAEAAYREALALELRSLGERHARTAETQQNLAQALRSQGQMAEAESLYRQALATKRLVLGNANPSVTISLNNLAELLMNTGRLEEAETLIREALVLDRRMFGNSHSYVAQGLGNLATVLKLKGEFGEAEQVYRQALAIDRERFGDAHRTIAVDLNNLGNVRRLLGDNRGAEAYLREAVDQAQRTLGDDHLNTIVCRINLARTLEAERKAPEAEAILRPTLAKLDSALTEHQQWWVYARTGLALVLLDVGHATEARDLLAPVVPFAERTLGADHIRTNDARLALGRALLATREYGRAEPFLRKAAAAFEEQRKAQPIFAAQSAAALAELRRRRSE; this is encoded by the coding sequence ATGGCTCCCTCGCCGACCGACCGCGACCGCCGCGTCGACGCCGTCTTCGACGCCCTCCTCGACGTTCCTCCCGACGAGCAGATGGCGTTCGCCGAGCGCGCCGCCGGCGAGGACCCCGAGGTCCACGCGGAAGTGCTGCGACTGCTGCACGCGCATCGCCGGGAGGGCTTCCTCGAGTCGCCGCTGCCGATCGCGGGGGCGCTGCTGGACGCCGTGGCCCCCGAGCGCGTCGGTCCCTGGCGCATCGTCCGGTTGCTTGGTCGGGGCGGCATGGGGGCCGTGTACCTCGGCGAGCGGGCGGACGGGCTGTTCGAGCAGCGGGCCGCGATAAAGCTCATCCAGCGCGGCGCGCCAGGGATGCTCCGCCGCTTTCTCGACGAGCGCCGGATGCTGGCGCGGCTCGAGCATCCAGGGATCGCGCGGCTCCTCGAGGGCGGCGTCACCCCCGACGGCATGCCCTACTTCGCCATGGAGCTGGTCGAGGGCATCCCGCTCACCCGGTACTGCGACGAGCACAGTCTGTCGGTCGCCCGCCGGCTCGATCTCGTGGCGCAGGTGTGCGACGCGGTGAGCTACGCCCATCAGCACCTCATCATCCACCGCGATCTCAAGCCCTCGAACATTCTGGTGACGGCTGACGGCGCCCCGAAGCTGCTCGACTTCGGCATCGCGAAGCTACTCTCGCCCGGCACCGGCGCGGAGCGGACCGACACGCAGCTGCCCGCAATGACGCCGGAGTTCGCCGCACCCGAGCAGGTGCGGGGCGAGGCCGTCAGCACGGCCACCGACGTCTACGCCTTCGGCGTGCTGCTCTATTATCTCGTCGCCGATCGCTATCCCTACGACGTGCGGGGCAAGACCTTCGCCGAGCTCACCCGGACCATCTGCGAGGAGGAGCCTCCCAAGCCGTCGGCGCGGGCACCCGAGGGTCGGACTCGCGAGCTCCGGGGCGATCTCGACCTGATCGTGCTCACGGCACTGCGCAAGGATCCCGCGCGCCGGTATCAGACTCCCGCCGAGCTCGCCGCCGACCTCCGGCGCTACCGGCAGGGCCGCCCGATCCGGGCGCGCGCCGACTCTGCGGGCTACCGGCTCGCAAAGTTCGCCGGCCGAAATCGCGGCGCGCTCATCGCCGCGGCGGCGATCCCCGTCCTGCTCGCCGGCGGGCTCGCCCGCGAGCTCAGGCTCCGTCACCGCGCGGAGCTGGAGGCGCAGAAGGCCAAGGAGGTGGGCGACTGGGTGGTGAGCGTCTTCGACGTGGCCGATCCGATGAGAACGGTGCGGCGGGACAGCGGCGAGATCACCGCGCGCGCCCTCCTGGACCAGGGAAGGCAGCGGGTGGATTCCAGCCTCGCCGGCCAGCCCGAGATCCAGGCGGAGCTTCGCGGCGTTTTCGGCCGCGCATACACCAGCCTCGGGCTCTACCAACAGGCGATCGCGCTGATCGAGCAGTCGCTCGAGCAGCACATGGCGCTCTATGGCCCGCACAGTCTCAAGGTGGCCGACGACCGCGAGCGCCTGGGAGAGGCGCTGATGCAGCTGGATCGCTACGACCAGGCAGAGCCGTACCTTCGGGCGGCGCTCGAGGAGCGGCGGAGCCAGCTGGGCGAGCGGAGCGACGCCACCGCCGAGGCCCTCGACCTGCTCGCCACGTCGTATCAGCGGCGGAGCCGGTACGCCGATGCCGAGCCGCTCTTTCGAGAGGCGCTCGCCATCCGTCGAGGTCTCTTCGGCGACACGGCGCTCGTCGTCGCGGCGAGCCTCAACGACCTCGGCGTACTCCTGTTTCTCAAGTCCGCCTACGCCGACGCGGAGGCGGCGTACCGCGAGGCGCTTGCCCTGGAGCTTCGGAGCCTCGGCGAGCGCCACGCACGTACGGCCGAGACCCAGCAGAATCTCGCTCAGGCGCTTCGCAGCCAGGGTCAGATGGCCGAGGCGGAGTCGCTGTACCGCCAGGCCCTCGCGACCAAGCGGCTCGTCCTCGGCAACGCCAATCCCAGCGTCACAATCAGCCTGAACAACCTGGCCGAGCTCCTGATGAACACGGGGCGGCTCGAGGAGGCCGAGACGCTCATCCGTGAGGCCCTCGTGCTCGACCGCCGGATGTTCGGCAACTCGCACTCGTACGTGGCGCAGGGCCTCGGCAATCTGGCCACAGTGCTCAAGCTGAAAGGGGAGTTCGGGGAGGCGGAGCAGGTCTATCGTCAGGCGCTGGCGATCGACCGCGAGCGGTTCGGCGACGCGCACCGCACGATCGCGGTCGATCTCAACAACCTGGGCAACGTGCGGCGGCTCTTGGGCGACAACCGCGGCGCGGAGGCCTACCTTCGGGAGGCGGTGGACCAGGCCCAGCGAACCCTGGGAGACGACCACCTCAACACGATCGTCTGCCGCATCAATCTCGCCCGCACGCTCGAAGCCGAGAGGAAGGCACCGGAGGCCGAAGCCATCCTGCGCCCGACGCTCGCAAAGCTGGACAGCGCCCTCACGGAGCACCAGCAGTGGTGGGTGTACGCCCGGACCGGGCTCGCGCTGGTGCTGCTGGACGTGGGGCATGCGACCGAGGCGCGGGACCTGCTCGCCCCCGTGGTGCCGTTCGCGGAGCGAACGCTCGGCGCGGACCACATCCGCACCAACGATGCGCGCCTGGCGCTGGGGCGGGCCCTGCTCGCCACCCGGGAGTACGGCAGGGCGGAGCCGTTCCTCCGGAAGGCGGCCGCGGCGTTCGAGGAGCAGCGGAAGGCGCAGCCGATCTTCGCGGCGCAAAGCGCGGCGGCGCTGGCCGAGCTCCGGCGCCGCCGGTCAGAGTGA
- a CDS encoding ECF-type sigma factor: MPDPELDTGEVTRLLHAAHEGEADALERLLPLVYDDLRRLARRQLGFEYVERTLNPTALVHESYLKLGRPAMAARDRAHFLAIAARAMRQVLVDHARDRKAAKRGGGEWERTTLTDGAWAGEFDPDGMLALDEALGRLEPRQRQVVECRFFGGMEEQEVAAALGVSERTVHRDWLKARAWLYRYFYPEGDDPASL; this comes from the coding sequence ATGCCCGATCCCGAGCTCGACACGGGGGAAGTCACGCGCCTCCTCCACGCAGCCCACGAGGGGGAGGCCGACGCCCTCGAGCGTCTCCTGCCCCTGGTCTACGATGACCTCCGCCGCCTCGCCCGACGCCAGCTCGGGTTCGAGTATGTGGAACGGACCCTCAACCCCACCGCGCTGGTCCACGAGTCGTACCTCAAGCTCGGGCGCCCCGCCATGGCCGCCCGTGACCGGGCCCATTTCCTCGCGATCGCCGCGCGCGCCATGCGCCAGGTCCTGGTGGACCATGCCCGCGACCGCAAGGCCGCCAAGCGTGGCGGCGGAGAGTGGGAGCGCACGACGCTCACCGACGGCGCGTGGGCGGGCGAGTTCGATCCCGACGGCATGCTCGCGCTCGACGAGGCGCTCGGCCGGCTCGAGCCGCGCCAGCGACAGGTAGTGGAGTGCCGGTTTTTCGGCGGGATGGAGGAGCAGGAGGTCGCGGCGGCGCTCGGCGTCTCCGAACGGACCGTGCACCGCGATTGGCTGAAGGCGCGGGCGTGGCTCTATCGCTACTTCTACCCGGAGGGGGACGACCCCGCGTCACTCTGA
- a CDS encoding DinB family protein: MNKTMLDQMWDQFRQKYGVYLRLLDAIPADKYASHPVAGMRTPAELAVHISGSIVRDIAQGVAKGRITANEASEGAVAAELGGKAAVLTFAGRCFEQANEAVARIGDAELSAMVPTPWGMSWPGWVAFQVLSEEFLHHRGQLSAYARACGVEPPFIWGYEQNADAYRPKAEPAGAGA, encoded by the coding sequence ATGAACAAAACGATGCTCGACCAGATGTGGGACCAGTTTCGCCAGAAGTACGGGGTTTACCTGCGGCTACTCGACGCGATTCCGGCTGACAAGTACGCCTCCCATCCCGTCGCCGGCATGCGCACGCCGGCCGAGCTGGCGGTCCACATCTCGGGATCGATCGTGCGGGACATCGCGCAGGGCGTGGCGAAGGGCCGGATCACGGCCAACGAGGCGTCCGAGGGCGCCGTGGCGGCGGAGCTCGGCGGGAAGGCGGCGGTGCTGACGTTCGCAGGCCGGTGCTTCGAGCAGGCAAACGAGGCGGTGGCGCGAATCGGCGACGCGGAGCTCTCCGCGATGGTGCCCACGCCGTGGGGGATGAGCTGGCCGGGGTGGGTGGCGTTTCAGGTGCTGAGCGAGGAGTTCCTGCACCACCGTGGACAGCTTTCGGCATACGCCCGGGCGTGCGGCGTCGAGCCGCCGTTCATCTGGGGTTACGAACAGAACGCGGACGCGTACCGCCCGAAGGCCGAACCTGCGGGGGCGGGAGCGTAG